One Clavibacter zhangzhiyongii genomic region harbors:
- a CDS encoding tetratricopeptide repeat protein produces MDHDDWDDRVAAFWASADDERAEETIAEMRALVAERPDGDPRGLFELACVHDFVGREAEAVPLYRAALDGGLDPAHRPAAVIQLASSLRNVGEPAEAVALLDALPDDADAAGRDAFLALALHDAGRPTEALAVALRRLAPTLPGYGRAVAAYAEELAERARADAADPAER; encoded by the coding sequence ATGGACCACGACGACTGGGACGACCGGGTCGCCGCCTTCTGGGCGAGCGCCGACGACGAGCGCGCCGAGGAGACGATCGCGGAGATGCGGGCGCTGGTCGCCGAGCGGCCCGACGGGGATCCGCGCGGCCTGTTCGAGCTGGCCTGCGTGCACGACTTCGTGGGGCGCGAGGCGGAGGCCGTGCCGCTGTACCGCGCCGCGCTCGACGGCGGGCTGGATCCCGCGCACCGGCCGGCCGCGGTGATCCAGCTCGCGAGCTCGCTGCGGAACGTCGGCGAGCCCGCGGAGGCCGTCGCCCTGCTCGATGCCCTGCCCGACGACGCCGACGCGGCCGGGCGCGACGCCTTCCTCGCGCTCGCGTTGCACGACGCCGGCCGGCCGACGGAGGCGCTGGCCGTGGCGCTCCGGCGGCTCGCGCCGACGCTGCCCGGGTACGGCCGCGCGGTCGCGGCGTACGCGGAGGAGCTGGCCGAGCGCGCCCGGGCCGACGCGGCGGATCCCGCGGAGCGCTAG
- a CDS encoding carbohydrate ABC transporter permease, whose amino-acid sequence MTVATAAPRNADLDPTYSAKAPKPKRAKTPGQGNNPVPYLVAVVLIALMLTPVAYIILGGFRTNAQITTDPAGFPSPFQIQNYLDVLTGSMFWRQVGNSLIAALGTTLGAVVLGLMASYVLARYTFFGRGALYAVFASGLMFPITVAITPLYIVIRSLGLTNSLPGIILPQIAFALPTTIIILVPFLRAIPDEIQEAAFIDGCSRLGFFFRMVVRLSMPGVITVGILAFIGSWNSYLLPLFILSDASAYTLPLGVQSFSSQYSVDTAKVLAFTSLSMIPALIFFSIFERRIVGGLTGAVKG is encoded by the coding sequence GTGACCGTCGCCACCGCAGCTCCGCGCAACGCGGACCTGGATCCCACCTACTCGGCCAAGGCGCCGAAGCCCAAGCGGGCGAAGACGCCGGGGCAGGGCAACAACCCCGTCCCGTACCTCGTCGCGGTCGTGCTCATCGCCCTGATGCTGACGCCGGTGGCGTACATCATCCTCGGCGGGTTCCGCACGAACGCGCAGATCACGACCGACCCGGCGGGCTTCCCGTCGCCGTTCCAGATCCAGAACTACCTCGACGTCCTCACGGGCTCGATGTTCTGGCGCCAGGTGGGCAACTCGCTCATCGCCGCGCTCGGCACCACGCTCGGCGCGGTCGTGCTCGGCCTCATGGCGAGCTACGTGCTGGCCCGGTACACGTTCTTCGGCCGGGGGGCGCTCTACGCGGTCTTCGCGTCGGGGCTCATGTTCCCCATCACGGTGGCCATCACGCCGCTGTACATCGTGATCCGCTCGCTGGGGCTCACGAACTCGCTGCCGGGGATCATCCTCCCGCAGATCGCGTTCGCGCTCCCGACGACGATCATCATCCTGGTGCCGTTCCTGCGCGCGATCCCGGACGAGATCCAGGAGGCCGCGTTCATCGACGGGTGCAGCCGCCTCGGGTTCTTCTTCCGCATGGTCGTGCGGCTGTCGATGCCGGGCGTCATCACGGTCGGGATCCTCGCGTTCATCGGCAGCTGGAACAGCTACCTGCTGCCGCTGTTCATCCTCAGCGACGCGTCGGCGTACACGCTGCCGCTCGGCGTGCAGTCGTTCTCGTCGCAGTACTCGGTCGACACGGCCAAGGTGCTCGCGTTCACGTCGCTGTCGATGATCCCCGCGCTCATCTTCTTCTCCATCTTCGAGCGCCGCATCGTCGGCGGCCTCACCGGCGCGGTGAAGGGGTGA
- a CDS encoding carbohydrate ABC transporter permease, producing the protein MSLRESSLDEQRPAADPAHPEGGVVTTPPSAVKGRRRGLGWSGRLEVLILVGPALLFFVGFVIYPVVMAAYYGFFSWQGFGPPTVFVGFRNYITILQDPTFHEALMHNAVIVILSLVLQGPVAILVALLLNRKLRGQSIIRVLIFVPYVISEVVVGTGWSLMLQGSGALNGFLANIGLADLQQDWLANPDIAIWSLMTIITWKYIGFAVILFLAGLQGIPEELSEAAAIDGASYWQIQRRITLPLLAPTLRIWAFLSIIGSLQLFDLVYIIWGQYISATAGTSTMATYLVANGRGSGNYGYGNAVAVVLFLISLVVALIYQRFVLNRDTAGALTGAGRKAKK; encoded by the coding sequence ATGTCACTCCGCGAGAGCTCGCTCGACGAGCAGCGTCCCGCGGCTGATCCTGCACACCCCGAGGGCGGCGTCGTGACGACGCCGCCCTCGGCGGTGAAGGGTCGACGCCGCGGCCTGGGTTGGTCCGGGCGCCTCGAGGTCCTGATCCTCGTGGGCCCGGCCCTCCTCTTCTTCGTGGGCTTCGTCATCTACCCCGTGGTGATGGCGGCCTACTACGGCTTCTTCAGCTGGCAGGGCTTCGGCCCGCCCACCGTGTTCGTGGGCTTCCGGAACTACATCACGATCCTCCAGGACCCCACGTTCCACGAGGCCCTGATGCACAACGCCGTGATCGTGATCCTGTCGCTCGTGCTCCAGGGCCCGGTCGCGATCCTCGTGGCGCTCCTGCTCAACCGGAAGCTCCGCGGCCAGTCGATCATCCGCGTGCTGATCTTCGTCCCGTACGTGATCTCCGAGGTCGTCGTCGGCACCGGCTGGAGCCTCATGCTCCAGGGCTCCGGGGCGCTGAACGGCTTCCTCGCGAACATCGGCCTCGCGGACCTCCAGCAGGACTGGCTGGCGAACCCGGACATCGCGATCTGGTCGCTCATGACGATCATCACGTGGAAGTACATCGGCTTCGCGGTGATCCTCTTCCTCGCCGGCCTCCAGGGCATCCCCGAGGAGCTCTCCGAGGCGGCCGCCATCGACGGCGCGTCGTACTGGCAGATCCAGCGGCGCATCACGCTGCCGCTGCTCGCGCCGACGCTGCGCATCTGGGCGTTCCTGTCGATCATCGGCTCGCTGCAGCTGTTCGACCTCGTCTACATCATCTGGGGCCAGTACATCTCGGCCACCGCGGGCACCTCGACCATGGCCACGTACCTCGTGGCGAACGGGCGCGGATCCGGCAACTACGGGTACGGCAACGCCGTCGCCGTGGTGCTGTTCCTCATCTCCCTGGTCGTCGCGCTGATCTACCAGCGGTTCGTGCTCAACCGCGACACCGCCGGCGCCCTCACGGGTGCAGGAAGGAAGGCGAAGAAGTGA
- a CDS encoding glycoside hydrolase family 3 N-terminal domain-containing protein — protein sequence MTGAETAPGAVALPEVSDRVRELHARMTLEEKLAQIVGYWVDQGGEVVAPMQGEMATTGRYEEATEHGLGHLTRVYGTRPVDPVERASWLWAEQRRLQTETRLGIPALVHEECLTGLAAWQAATFPTPLAWGASFDPGLVEEMAGLIGGSMRELGVHQGLAPVLDVIRDARWGRVDECIAEDPYVVGTIGTAYVRGLQSAGIHATLKHFVGYSVSQSGRNHAPAHVGPRFVEDVLLPPFEMAVLDGGVRSVMNSYAEIDGAPVGATPEYLTDVLRGRWGFDGVVVSDYFSVAFLQVMHAVAGDRGEAAALALEAGIDVELPTGDAYLAPLAERIRAGLADESLVDRAVLRVLDEKEELGLLDATFDEPPAHIDLDTPAHRDVARRLAEESVVLLANDGTLPLASGDRTAPGRIALIGPNADSAEALMGCYSFANHVLAHHPGTPLGFAIPTVAEALRLELPDSELVLVEGADVEGDDRSGIDAAVEAARGSDLAVVVVGDRAGLFGRGTVGEGNDVESLDLPGVQRELVEAVRATGTPVVLVLLTGRPYAVAWALEGETAPAAVLQAFFPGEEGGSAIAGVLSGRVSPSGRLPVSLPRSAGAQPFSYLHPILGGPSEVTSADPTPVLPFGHGLSYTTFARTGLAVEAPEVTAGESFTATVVVRNTGDRDGTDVVQLYARDVQGSVTRPVAQLLGYLRLDLAAGEAAEVTFTVPTSRLAFTDLRYRRIVEPGAVELWVGPSSAVKETEAAIAITGSVHHVTTADERYVGTSVAPVTASERVLEPS from the coding sequence GTGACCGGGGCGGAGACGGCCCCCGGCGCCGTCGCGCTGCCCGAGGTGTCGGACCGCGTGCGCGAGCTGCATGCGCGCATGACCCTCGAGGAGAAGCTCGCGCAGATCGTCGGCTACTGGGTCGACCAGGGCGGCGAGGTCGTCGCGCCCATGCAGGGCGAGATGGCCACGACCGGCCGCTACGAGGAGGCGACCGAGCACGGCCTCGGGCACCTCACCCGCGTGTACGGCACGCGTCCCGTGGATCCGGTCGAGCGCGCGTCCTGGCTCTGGGCCGAGCAGAGGCGGCTCCAGACGGAGACGCGGCTCGGGATCCCGGCGCTCGTGCACGAGGAGTGCCTCACCGGGCTCGCCGCGTGGCAGGCCGCGACCTTCCCCACGCCGCTCGCGTGGGGCGCGTCCTTCGACCCGGGTCTCGTGGAGGAGATGGCCGGCCTCATCGGCGGGTCGATGCGGGAGCTCGGCGTGCACCAGGGCCTCGCGCCCGTGCTCGACGTGATCCGCGACGCCCGCTGGGGCCGCGTCGACGAGTGCATCGCCGAGGACCCGTACGTGGTCGGCACCATCGGCACGGCGTACGTCCGCGGGCTCCAGTCGGCCGGGATCCACGCCACGCTCAAGCACTTCGTCGGCTACTCGGTCTCGCAGTCCGGACGCAACCACGCGCCCGCGCACGTCGGCCCGCGCTTCGTGGAGGACGTGCTGCTGCCGCCCTTCGAGATGGCGGTGCTCGACGGCGGCGTGCGCTCGGTCATGAACTCGTACGCCGAGATCGACGGCGCGCCCGTCGGCGCGACGCCCGAGTACCTCACCGACGTGCTCCGCGGCCGCTGGGGCTTCGACGGCGTCGTGGTCTCCGACTACTTCTCCGTGGCGTTCCTCCAGGTGATGCACGCCGTCGCGGGCGACCGCGGCGAGGCGGCGGCGCTGGCCCTCGAGGCCGGCATCGACGTGGAGCTGCCCACCGGCGACGCGTACCTCGCGCCGCTGGCGGAGCGGATCCGCGCCGGGCTCGCCGACGAGTCGCTCGTCGACCGCGCGGTGCTCCGCGTGCTCGACGAGAAGGAGGAGCTGGGGCTCCTCGACGCTACCTTCGACGAGCCGCCCGCGCACATCGACCTCGACACCCCGGCCCACCGGGACGTCGCGCGCCGGCTCGCGGAGGAGTCGGTGGTGCTGCTCGCGAACGACGGCACGCTGCCGCTCGCGTCGGGCGACCGCACGGCGCCCGGGCGGATCGCGCTCATCGGCCCCAACGCCGACAGCGCCGAGGCGCTCATGGGCTGCTACTCGTTCGCGAACCACGTGCTCGCGCACCACCCGGGCACGCCGCTCGGGTTCGCGATCCCGACCGTCGCCGAGGCCCTGCGCCTCGAGCTGCCCGACAGCGAGCTCGTGCTCGTGGAGGGCGCCGACGTCGAGGGCGACGACCGCTCCGGCATCGACGCCGCGGTCGAGGCGGCGCGCGGATCCGACCTCGCGGTCGTGGTCGTCGGCGACCGGGCGGGCCTCTTCGGCCGCGGCACCGTCGGCGAGGGCAACGACGTCGAGAGCCTCGACCTCCCGGGCGTCCAGCGCGAGCTGGTCGAGGCCGTGCGCGCCACCGGGACCCCCGTGGTCCTGGTGCTGCTCACCGGCCGGCCGTACGCGGTGGCGTGGGCTCTCGAGGGCGAGACCGCTCCGGCGGCCGTGCTCCAGGCGTTCTTCCCGGGCGAGGAGGGCGGATCCGCGATCGCGGGTGTGCTCTCCGGCCGGGTGTCGCCGTCGGGCCGCCTGCCGGTCTCGCTCCCGCGCTCCGCGGGCGCGCAGCCGTTCTCGTACCTGCACCCGATCCTCGGCGGCCCCTCGGAGGTGACGAGCGCGGACCCCACGCCCGTCCTCCCGTTCGGGCACGGCCTGTCGTACACGACCTTCGCGCGCACCGGCCTCGCGGTCGAGGCGCCCGAGGTCACGGCGGGGGAGTCGTTCACGGCGACCGTCGTGGTGCGCAACACCGGCGACCGAGACGGCACCGACGTCGTGCAGCTCTACGCCCGCGACGTGCAGGGCAGCGTGACGCGGCCCGTCGCGCAGCTGCTCGGCTACCTGCGTCTCGACCTCGCGGCCGGCGAGGCGGCGGAGGTCACCTTCACGGTGCCCACCTCGCGCCTCGCCTTCACCGACCTGCGGTACCGCCGCATCGTCGAGCCGGGCGCGGTCGAGCTGTGGGTCGGCCCGTCGAGCGCGGTGAAGGAGACGGAGGCCGCGATCGCGATCACCGGATCCGTGCACCACGTCACGACCGCGGACGAGCGGTACGTCGGCACGTCCGTCGCGCCGGTCACGGCATCGGAGCGGGTGCTCGAGCCGAGCTGA
- a CDS encoding extracellular solute-binding protein, which translates to MKARKILTGSAALLVGALALTGCSGGSGSSDDGGPVEMTLWHNSTTGPGKAFWDKTTADFNAANPGVTITPTSVQNEDLDGKLQTALNSGDAPDVFLQRGGGKLAASVAAGQIMDITDGISATAKEEISKGSFDANTIDGKAYAMPVAVLPSGIFYSQDLFTAAGITETPKTMDELDSAVDKLKASGVAPIALGGKDAWPAAHWYFNFALRECSSDTLEKAAKDKDFSDDCWIKAGEDLTDLTGTDPFNEGFLTTAAQQGAGSSAGLIANHQAGMELMGAWNPGVIAGLTPDQKPLADLSWFPFPEIEGGKGEAGSIMGGIDGYSCSAQAPKECVDFLNYIATADVQKEYYAAFNAPPVNTTSQEAVTEPYLKEILAAYNDAPYVSQWLDTVYGLNVGNAMNVGVVDLMAGDGSPEQLVKTVGDAAKKA; encoded by the coding sequence ATGAAGGCACGGAAGATCCTCACGGGATCCGCGGCCCTGCTCGTGGGGGCCCTCGCCCTCACCGGCTGCAGCGGCGGCTCGGGCAGCAGCGACGACGGCGGCCCCGTCGAGATGACGCTGTGGCACAACTCCACCACCGGTCCGGGCAAGGCGTTCTGGGACAAGACCACGGCGGACTTCAACGCCGCGAACCCCGGCGTCACCATCACGCCCACGTCGGTCCAGAACGAGGACCTCGACGGCAAGCTCCAGACGGCGCTCAACTCGGGCGACGCCCCCGACGTCTTCCTGCAGCGCGGCGGCGGCAAGCTCGCCGCCTCGGTCGCCGCCGGCCAGATCATGGACATCACCGACGGCATCTCCGCCACCGCGAAGGAGGAGATCTCGAAGGGCTCCTTCGACGCGAACACGATCGACGGCAAGGCCTACGCCATGCCCGTCGCCGTGCTCCCCAGCGGCATCTTCTACAGCCAGGACCTCTTCACCGCCGCGGGCATCACCGAGACGCCGAAGACGATGGACGAGCTCGACTCCGCCGTCGACAAGCTGAAGGCCTCGGGCGTCGCGCCCATCGCCCTCGGCGGCAAGGACGCCTGGCCCGCCGCGCACTGGTACTTCAACTTCGCGCTCCGCGAGTGCAGCTCCGACACGCTCGAGAAGGCCGCCAAGGACAAGGACTTCAGCGACGACTGCTGGATCAAGGCGGGCGAGGACCTCACGGACCTCACCGGCACGGATCCCTTCAACGAGGGCTTCCTCACCACCGCCGCCCAGCAGGGCGCGGGCAGCTCGGCCGGCCTCATCGCCAACCACCAGGCGGGCATGGAGCTCATGGGCGCCTGGAACCCCGGCGTGATCGCGGGCCTGACCCCCGACCAGAAGCCGCTGGCCGACCTCTCCTGGTTCCCCTTCCCGGAGATCGAGGGCGGCAAGGGCGAGGCCGGCTCCATCATGGGCGGCATCGACGGCTACTCCTGCTCCGCGCAGGCGCCGAAGGAGTGCGTCGACTTCCTCAACTACATCGCCACGGCTGATGTGCAGAAGGAGTACTACGCGGCGTTCAACGCCCCGCCCGTGAACACGACGTCGCAGGAGGCGGTCACCGAGCCGTACCTCAAGGAGATCCTCGCGGCGTACAACGACGCCCCGTACGTCTCCCAGTGGCTCGACACGGTCTACGGCCTGAACGTCGGCAACGCGATGAACGTCGGCGTGGTCGACCTCATGGCGGGCGACGGCAGCCCGGAGCAGCTCGTCAAGACCGTCGGCGACGCGGCCAAGAAGGCCTAG
- a CDS encoding LacI family DNA-binding transcriptional regulator: MSRRPTIHDVAAAAGVSVSTVSKAVNGRYGISAETSQRVMEVVERLGYESSLVASSMRSHRTGVIGVLVAGFEPFSAEILKGVGAALRNSRYDLLAYSGSRQVDNTGWERRSLSRLSGTLIDGAIMVTPTVVTAQTEIPVVSIDPHTGPADLPSVESDSLGGALQATRHLIELGHRRIGFLAGRPDLRSASLRDAGYRRALQEAGIAFDPALVRAGLFLTAPAREPARALLSMRDRPTAIFAANDLSGIAILQVAAELGIRVPEDLSVIGFDDIPEASQMTPALTTIRQPMQRLGTTAVDLLMSLMAGTEPDAMRVQLPTRLVRRATTGPPPARTR, encoded by the coding sequence ATGTCCCGCCGCCCCACCATCCACGACGTCGCCGCCGCCGCCGGCGTCTCGGTGTCGACCGTGTCCAAGGCGGTGAACGGGCGCTACGGGATCTCGGCCGAGACCTCGCAGCGCGTGATGGAGGTCGTCGAGCGCCTCGGCTACGAGTCGAGCCTCGTCGCGAGCAGCATGCGCTCCCATCGCACGGGCGTCATCGGCGTGCTGGTGGCGGGCTTCGAGCCGTTCAGCGCCGAGATCCTCAAGGGCGTGGGCGCGGCCCTGCGGAACTCCCGCTACGACCTCCTGGCCTACAGCGGATCCCGGCAGGTCGACAACACGGGGTGGGAGCGCCGGTCGCTCAGCCGGCTGAGCGGCACCCTCATCGACGGCGCGATCATGGTGACGCCCACGGTCGTGACCGCGCAGACCGAGATCCCCGTCGTCTCCATCGACCCGCACACCGGGCCCGCCGACCTGCCGAGCGTGGAGTCCGACAGCCTCGGCGGCGCGCTCCAGGCGACGCGGCACCTCATCGAGCTCGGGCACCGGCGGATCGGGTTCCTCGCGGGCCGCCCCGACCTCCGCTCCGCGAGCCTCCGCGACGCCGGCTACCGGCGCGCGCTCCAGGAGGCGGGGATCGCGTTCGACCCGGCTCTCGTGCGCGCGGGCCTCTTCCTCACGGCGCCCGCCCGCGAGCCGGCGCGCGCCCTGCTCTCCATGCGCGACCGGCCGACCGCGATCTTCGCGGCGAACGACCTCTCCGGCATCGCGATCCTGCAGGTGGCCGCCGAGCTCGGGATCCGCGTGCCCGAGGACCTCTCCGTGATCGGCTTCGACGACATCCCGGAGGCGTCGCAGATGACGCCGGCGCTCACCACCATCCGCCAGCCCATGCAGCGCCTCGGCACCACCGCCGTGGACCTGCTCATGTCGCTCATGGCCGGCACCGAGCCCGACGCGATGCGCGTGCAGCTGCCGACGCGGCTCGTGCGCCGCGCGACGACGGGGCCGCCGCCGGCACGGACGCGCTGA
- a CDS encoding SDR family oxidoreductase, with the protein MIVITGATGALNGATAEHLLERIPATELVVVARDPDGARSFLDRGVEVRRGDYADAASLPTAFAGADQLLLVSSSDPRADAVALHRTAIEAAAEAGVGRILYTSHQGAAADSPFAPARDHIATERILAGCGIPWTALRNGFYLHSIDLLLGPWRETGVIRVPADGRVSWTSRADAAEGAARILLADAPLDGPVTLTASAAPTMAEVAEQASEVAGRDVRLELVDAEDWIAGLVAVGTPEPVARFLLGLPLAAAGGFFAGTDPLLARLLGREPESVRDHLARA; encoded by the coding sequence ATGATCGTCATCACCGGAGCCACCGGCGCGCTCAACGGCGCCACCGCCGAGCACCTGCTCGAGCGGATCCCCGCGACCGAGCTCGTCGTAGTCGCCCGCGATCCCGACGGGGCGCGGTCCTTCCTCGACCGCGGCGTCGAGGTCCGCCGCGGCGACTACGCCGACGCGGCTTCCCTGCCCACGGCCTTCGCGGGCGCCGACCAGCTCCTGCTCGTCTCCTCCAGCGACCCGCGCGCCGACGCCGTGGCGCTGCACCGCACGGCGATCGAGGCCGCGGCCGAGGCGGGCGTCGGCCGGATCCTCTACACGAGCCACCAGGGCGCGGCCGCGGACTCCCCCTTCGCCCCCGCGCGCGACCACATCGCGACCGAGCGGATCCTCGCGGGCTGCGGCATCCCGTGGACCGCGCTCCGCAACGGCTTCTACCTGCACAGCATCGACCTGCTGCTCGGGCCGTGGCGGGAGACGGGCGTGATCCGCGTGCCCGCCGACGGCCGCGTCTCGTGGACGTCGCGTGCCGACGCCGCGGAGGGCGCCGCGCGGATCCTGCTCGCCGACGCGCCGCTCGACGGCCCGGTCACCCTCACCGCCAGCGCGGCGCCGACCATGGCCGAGGTCGCGGAGCAGGCCTCCGAGGTCGCCGGACGCGACGTGCGCCTCGAGCTCGTCGACGCCGAGGACTGGATCGCCGGCCTCGTCGCCGTCGGCACGCCCGAGCCCGTCGCGCGATTCCTCCTCGGGCTGCCGCTGGCCGCCGCCGGCGGGTTCTTCGCGGGCACGGACCCGCTGCTCGCCCGGCTCCTCGGCCGCGAGCCGGAGAGCGTGCGCGACCACCTCGCGCGCGCCTGA
- a CDS encoding TetR/AcrR family transcriptional regulator: MTAETPAPADPRAGTRDRIVDVAADLLRAEGRAAVTTRAVAEAAGVQAPTIYRLFGDKEGLLDAVAETEMTRFSARKAVALRAAAEDAVDAVDDLRAGWDATIAFALDNPELYALMSDPARGPGSPAVRAGVALLEERVHRVALAGRLRVAEPLAVELIHAAATGALLSTIRRPAAERDHALVDAMWEAVQERILTPPARGRTRHEPGLVERAVALRAHVADADRLSAGERSLLAEWLDRIAAAR, translated from the coding sequence GTGACCGCTGAGACCCCCGCCCCGGCCGACCCGCGCGCCGGGACCCGCGACCGCATCGTCGACGTGGCCGCCGACCTGCTGCGCGCCGAGGGTCGCGCTGCGGTCACGACGCGTGCCGTGGCCGAGGCCGCCGGCGTCCAGGCGCCCACCATCTACCGGCTCTTCGGCGACAAGGAGGGCCTCCTCGATGCCGTCGCCGAGACCGAGATGACGCGGTTCTCCGCACGCAAGGCCGTCGCGCTCCGCGCCGCCGCCGAGGACGCGGTGGACGCGGTCGACGACCTCCGCGCGGGCTGGGACGCGACGATCGCGTTCGCGCTCGACAACCCCGAGCTGTACGCGCTGATGAGCGACCCCGCCCGCGGACCGGGATCTCCCGCGGTGCGCGCCGGCGTCGCGCTGCTCGAGGAGCGCGTGCACCGCGTCGCGCTCGCCGGGCGCCTGCGTGTCGCCGAGCCGCTCGCGGTGGAGCTGATCCACGCGGCCGCCACGGGCGCGCTCCTCTCGACCATCCGCCGCCCGGCCGCGGAGCGCGACCACGCGCTCGTCGACGCCATGTGGGAGGCGGTGCAGGAGCGGATCCTCACGCCGCCGGCGCGCGGCCGCACCCGGCACGAGCCCGGCCTCGTCGAGCGCGCCGTCGCCCTCCGCGCCCACGTGGCCGACGCGGACCGCCTCAGCGCGGGCGAGCGGTCGCTCCTCGCGGAGTGGCTGGACAGGATCGCCGCGGCACGCTGA
- a CDS encoding MFS transporter: MSDPAAPADVPEMPVMSEADAAVVAARWKRNATLFLSGQTVSLFGSMLVQYAVMWYVTFETRSGLAVALYAVCAFLPQGIVSIFGGTLADRMNRRVLVIVSDSSIAVVTLALALLMMNGVTDLWIILLAVAVRSVGAGFQTPAVQAMIPQIVPPEQLLRVNGIFGTIQSAMALLAPAAAGAIFAAYGLVPLFFVDAITAAIGIAFLAAVAVPTLATIADRTSTYREDLVEGMRYIGGDPVVRWLLVVFAIIFLLTVAPSFITPLLVARTYGTEVWMVTVLEIAFSVGMLGGGALVSTLFAKSDRMTLIIVSCFGFAIFTAGLGLSPNLWVFYGFMFAIGLFVPLFSAPFMTLVQETVAPEMHGRVFSYVGIVMALATPIGAVAFGPLADVFSVQTLLVAAGIITVVVIAVAVSLPSGRAAIRIAREKKAEADAAETGAAEADGAAPETGSAPAAVDTARTTPGA, encoded by the coding sequence ATGAGCGACCCGGCAGCCCCGGCCGACGTGCCCGAGATGCCCGTCATGAGCGAGGCCGACGCGGCCGTCGTCGCCGCGCGCTGGAAGCGCAACGCGACCCTCTTCCTCAGCGGCCAGACCGTCTCGCTGTTCGGCTCGATGCTCGTCCAGTACGCGGTCATGTGGTACGTCACCTTCGAGACCCGCTCGGGCCTCGCGGTCGCGCTCTACGCGGTCTGCGCGTTCCTGCCGCAGGGCATCGTCTCGATCTTCGGCGGCACGCTCGCCGACCGCATGAACCGCCGCGTGCTCGTGATCGTCTCCGACAGCAGCATCGCCGTCGTCACCCTCGCGCTCGCCCTGCTGATGATGAACGGGGTCACCGACCTCTGGATCATCCTGCTCGCGGTCGCCGTGCGCTCCGTCGGCGCCGGGTTCCAGACGCCCGCCGTGCAGGCGATGATCCCGCAGATCGTCCCGCCGGAGCAGCTGCTGCGCGTGAACGGGATCTTCGGCACCATCCAGTCGGCCATGGCCCTGCTCGCACCGGCGGCCGCGGGCGCGATCTTCGCGGCCTACGGCCTCGTTCCCCTGTTCTTCGTCGACGCGATCACCGCCGCCATCGGCATCGCGTTCCTCGCGGCGGTGGCCGTGCCGACGCTCGCCACCATCGCCGACAGGACGTCGACGTACCGCGAGGACCTCGTCGAGGGGATGCGCTACATCGGCGGCGACCCGGTCGTGCGCTGGCTGCTCGTGGTGTTCGCGATCATCTTCCTGCTCACCGTGGCGCCGTCGTTCATCACCCCGCTGCTCGTCGCGCGCACCTACGGCACCGAGGTCTGGATGGTGACGGTGCTCGAGATCGCGTTCAGCGTCGGCATGCTCGGCGGCGGCGCGCTCGTGTCCACGCTGTTCGCGAAGTCCGACCGCATGACGCTGATCATCGTGAGCTGCTTCGGCTTCGCGATCTTCACCGCGGGCCTCGGCCTGAGCCCCAACCTCTGGGTCTTCTACGGCTTCATGTTCGCGATCGGCCTGTTCGTGCCGCTGTTCTCGGCGCCGTTCATGACGCTCGTGCAGGAGACCGTCGCGCCCGAGATGCACGGCCGCGTGTTCAGCTACGTCGGCATCGTCATGGCGCTCGCGACCCCGATCGGCGCGGTCGCGTTCGGCCCCCTCGCCGACGTGTTCAGCGTGCAGACGCTGCTCGTGGCGGCGGGGATCATCACGGTCGTCGTGATCGCGGTGGCCGTCTCGCTGCCCTCGGGGCGCGCGGCGATCCGCATCGCCCGCGAGAAGAAGGCGGAGGCGGACGCGGCGGAGACCGGAGCCGCGGAGGCTGACGGTGCCGCTCCGGAGACGGGATCCGCGCCCGCCGCGGTGGACACCGCCCGCACGACGCCCGGCGCCTAG